In Acidisarcina polymorpha, the DNA window TCTCAAAGCCGGTTTGCTTGATCAGAACGGGAATGTAGAGCAGGTTGCGATCCATCATATCGTCGGCATACTGCTCCAGCAGCTTCTGTTGGGTAGCGAAGGAGGCGTCTTTTGCATTCGGCGCAAAGACGAGAACTGGCCGGTAGCAGTCCCTCATGGCTTTCAGGGTGGCCGGCTGCACCGGGCAACTCAGATCGGCCTGTGCGACGGCACGGGGAGCGAGCGCGAAAGCAGCGAAGGCCAGCAGAGCGGAAGAAATTCTCATACAAGTTGGACACGAAAATTTGCCAACTGAAGGGTGGTGCTGCTTCCAATACAGTTTAGCCAAGTAAATCCTCTGCCAAGTAAATGCCCTGCGTTCAACTCTTACGGCTTCGCTGCAGCCGCCTTGAGCGCGCGGGTCCCCGGCTCCGACTCCTCGACGCAATGAAACGGCGCGCCACGATCCTGAGCGAACCAACGGATCACCTCCAGAAATGCTAAACCGGCATGGGAAAGAATGGCCTGCTTGCGGTGAACGAGCCGCAGTGTGCGCTCAATCTGCAACTCCTTCACTGGGATTCTTACCAATTCTCCGGAATCGAGCTCCGGCTGGACGGTGAGGCCGGGCGCGAAGGCGACCCCATTCCCGCTGGCTACAAAGCGTTTGATCGCTTCCAGGCTGGGCAATTCGATGACCATGTTCAGGGGCGTCTTATGGGCTAAGAATGTCTCGATTACCTTACGGCGCAGCGGGGACGGCACGTTGTGGGCAACGAAAGTTTCCTTACCAAGGTCGCGGATCGTCAGCGCCTTCTTGCGAGCTAACGGATGCCTGGGGCCAACCACAAATGCAAGCTCATCGGTGTACACCCGGATCGATCGAAAGTGTTCATCCGGGCGGTACGACATAATTCCGAATTCTACATTGCGCTGGAGCAGCTCATCGGGGATCTTCGTGGCCAAAGAGCGCTGGACGGTGACGCCGATCTCGGGGCAGCGCTGACGAAACTCGTTCAGGACCGGCAGCAAGTAGAGGCAGGTGTACTCATTCGCAGCGAGCAAGAGACGGCCTCGTTCGAGGGCACGCAATTCCTTCAAAGCAGCCGTCGCCTGATGACGGAGGCCGAGAAGCTTTTCTGCGTACTCGCGCAACAACTCACCGGCCGGGGTCAGCGTCCCATCCCGCGAGGCCCGCTCAAACAGGATTTCGTTCAAGTCGCCTTCGAGCTTGCGAATCACCTGGCTGACCGCGGGCTGGGTGCGATGCAGCCGGTTTGCCGCTTTCGAGAAGCTGCGCTCCTCGGCGACGGCAAGAAAGGTTTCGAGTTGGAAGAGGTCAATCACGGCAACGCTCTTACGGGTTTACTGGAACCGCTCGATTAGACGAGCTATCGATAAGTGCAGCTTATAGTAACTAAAAGAATTATAAACTTGAATTATGGGCAGGTCCTTGCGACACTTTTGTTGGAAGCAGTGCCGTGAATACTTCGTCTATGGAACCCACTCAGCAGCGCGATCAGCTTTATTTTTTTGATACCACCCTCCGGGACGGAGAGCAGTCTCCTGGCTGTTCGATGACGTTTGAAGAGAAGCTGTCCCTGGCTCATGGACTTGCCGAGCTCGGCGTTGACATTCTGGAGGCTGGCTTTGCGGTCGCCTCGGAGGGAGAC includes these proteins:
- a CDS encoding DUF4174 domain-containing protein, which gives rise to MRISSALLAFAAFALAPRAVAQADLSCPVQPATLKAMRDCYRPVLVFAPNAKDASFATQQKLLEQYADDMMDRNLLYIPVLIKQTGFEKPLDAPFVLLKETEINAIRSRFRVDASDFAVVLVGKDGGEKYRSRKPVSVLKLDDLVDAMPMGGQEKRARSASHKE
- a CDS encoding LysR family transcriptional regulator, giving the protein MIDLFQLETFLAVAEERSFSKAANRLHRTQPAVSQVIRKLEGDLNEILFERASRDGTLTPAGELLREYAEKLLGLRHQATAALKELRALERGRLLLAANEYTCLYLLPVLNEFRQRCPEIGVTVQRSLATKIPDELLQRNVEFGIMSYRPDEHFRSIRVYTDELAFVVGPRHPLARKKALTIRDLGKETFVAHNVPSPLRRKVIETFLAHKTPLNMVIELPSLEAIKRFVASGNGVAFAPGLTVQPELDSGELVRIPVKELQIERTLRLVHRKQAILSHAGLAFLEVIRWFAQDRGAPFHCVEESEPGTRALKAAAAKP